One genomic segment of Pedobacter endophyticus includes these proteins:
- a CDS encoding S41 family peptidase: MKKLKYGLLAATFGFAILSFSFKEDLFLVSKNLDIFASLYKEININYVDDTNAPLLMKTGIDAMLESLDPYTEYVPESEIEDYKLKYVSTQYGGIGASTVFIEGRLFVNEVSEGYPANKSDVKAGDQIVSINGIAVKGKERIEVSQLLRGPKGTPVDLILLRDGKEMPKKLVRDEIKQPNVSYSGMVGDGIGYIKLDKFLENAGQEVKDALMAIQKENPKGIVLDLRNNGGGILQEAVKIVNLFVAKDQLVVTQKGKNVEKTITYKTFAAPVAASLPLVVLVNGNSASASEIVAGALQDLDRGIIIGQRSYGKGLVQQTFNLPYNSLVKVTVAKYYTPSGRCIQKLDYAHKDANGMAERFADSTMTMYPTKTGRNVYSGNGVYPDIVVDADKLSPITLSLINKNLFFAFANQYKKQKPSLAAAKDFQISDADYTAFANTLVEKDLSYQSRTERLLAELQASAEKENKSVEVKTDLNNLKARLTSSKKTDLTSHKAEIKRVLETQIISRYFYEKGRIEQSFQYDKELAAARKLFANQAQILAILKGDGNYKVIGKPTKATASID, encoded by the coding sequence ATGAAAAAACTAAAATACGGTCTTTTAGCAGCCACGTTCGGCTTCGCTATCCTATCCTTTTCTTTTAAAGAAGATTTGTTCCTGGTATCTAAAAACCTCGATATTTTCGCCTCATTATACAAAGAGATCAATATCAATTACGTTGATGACACCAATGCTCCGCTGCTCATGAAAACGGGTATCGATGCCATGTTGGAAAGCTTAGACCCCTACACCGAATACGTTCCAGAATCTGAAATTGAAGATTATAAGCTTAAATACGTGAGCACACAATATGGCGGCATTGGGGCAAGCACTGTATTTATAGAGGGCAGGTTGTTTGTAAATGAGGTTAGCGAGGGCTATCCTGCAAATAAAAGTGATGTAAAAGCCGGCGATCAGATCGTAAGCATTAATGGTATCGCAGTGAAGGGAAAAGAGCGGATTGAGGTCAGTCAACTTTTACGCGGCCCTAAAGGAACGCCTGTCGACCTTATTTTATTGAGAGATGGCAAGGAGATGCCTAAAAAGTTGGTGCGTGATGAGATTAAGCAGCCAAACGTATCCTACTCAGGTATGGTGGGCGATGGCATAGGCTACATTAAGTTAGATAAATTTTTAGAAAATGCCGGGCAGGAAGTTAAAGATGCACTTATGGCCATTCAAAAAGAAAACCCTAAGGGCATTGTACTCGATTTAAGGAACAATGGTGGTGGGATTCTGCAAGAAGCCGTTAAAATCGTTAACCTTTTTGTAGCTAAAGACCAATTAGTGGTTACACAAAAAGGGAAAAACGTTGAAAAAACCATTACCTACAAAACCTTTGCAGCGCCCGTTGCGGCGAGTTTGCCCCTCGTTGTTTTGGTAAATGGCAATTCTGCCTCAGCCTCAGAAATTGTTGCCGGCGCCTTGCAAGATTTAGACCGCGGCATTATTATTGGCCAGCGAAGCTATGGAAAAGGCCTCGTGCAGCAAACGTTTAACTTGCCGTATAACAGCTTAGTTAAAGTAACAGTTGCAAAATACTACACGCCATCAGGCAGGTGTATTCAAAAGTTAGATTACGCCCATAAAGATGCCAATGGCATGGCAGAACGCTTTGCAGATTCTACAATGACGATGTATCCCACAAAAACTGGCAGAAACGTTTACAGTGGAAATGGCGTCTATCCCGACATTGTGGTCGACGCTGATAAGTTAAGCCCCATTACCCTTTCGCTCATTAACAAAAACCTGTTCTTCGCCTTTGCAAACCAATATAAAAAGCAAAAGCCGAGTTTAGCAGCTGCAAAAGATTTCCAAATCTCCGACGCCGATTATACCGCTTTTGCGAATACGCTGGTTGAGAAAGATTTGAGCTACCAAAGCCGCACCGAACGATTGCTTGCAGAATTGCAGGCATCAGCCGAAAAGGAAAATAAATCAGTTGAAGTAAAAACCGACCTCAATAATCTCAAAGCCAGGTTAACTTCTTCGAAAAAAACCGATTTGACCAGCCACAAGGCTGAAATTAAGCGGGTTTTGGAGACACAGATAATTAGCCGTTATTTTTACGAAAAAGGCAGGATAGAACAAAGCTTTCAGTACGATAAGGAACTGGCCGCTGCCAGGAAACTGTTTGCCAATCAAGCGCAGATACTGGCCATATTAAAGGGCGATGGTAATTACAAGGTGATCGGGAAGCCCACAAAGGCAACCGCTTCAATAGACTAA
- a CDS encoding porin family protein, producing the protein MKKIILSVVFLTVCWATSQAQTFNLGIKAGVNLAKINADFAKEENRLGYQVGAWARVGGASFYVQPEAYIGSKGNKFISITQTDGNEVSAEGKVKFTTLTVPVLFGTKFGANNLNFRLMAGPAISFVLDENSSFSSAYQQATDFNDYKNQAFAIQAGAGVDVGAISVDLRYEAGLTNISNSDRYSQKQNVFQLSLGLKVL; encoded by the coding sequence ATGAAAAAGATCATCCTATCTGTTGTTTTCCTAACTGTTTGTTGGGCAACATCACAAGCACAAACTTTTAACCTGGGTATTAAGGCAGGCGTAAACCTTGCAAAAATCAATGCCGATTTTGCCAAGGAAGAAAACAGGCTTGGCTACCAGGTTGGTGCATGGGCACGCGTTGGTGGTGCCAGTTTTTATGTACAGCCCGAAGCCTATATTGGAAGCAAAGGAAACAAGTTCATTAGCATCACCCAAACGGATGGCAATGAAGTTTCGGCAGAGGGTAAGGTGAAATTCACAACGTTAACGGTACCTGTTCTGTTCGGTACAAAGTTCGGAGCCAACAACCTTAACTTTCGCTTAATGGCTGGTCCGGCGATTTCGTTTGTACTGGATGAAAATTCGAGCTTCAGTTCTGCTTACCAGCAAGCAACTGATTTTAATGATTACAAAAACCAGGCTTTTGCCATTCAGGCGGGTGCGGGCGTTGATGTTGGCGCTATTTCTGTCGATTTGCGTTACGAAGCTGGCTTAACAAACATTAGCAACAGCGATAGGTATAGCCAAAAACAAAATGTGTTTCAGTTGAGCTTAG